Within Coregonus clupeaformis isolate EN_2021a unplaced genomic scaffold, ASM2061545v1 scaf0294, whole genome shotgun sequence, the genomic segment TGTAACTCCTGAGTCCTGCAGGTCATTGTCTCTCAGCTCCAGTTGTTTCAGTTGTGAGTTGGGTGAACTCAGGACTGAGGCCAGATCTGAACAGCAACCCTCTGTCAGACCACACTGACCTAGACTAGAAGGCAGAAGAGCACATGATTAACAAATGTTTAAAACATCCACATAATAACTCATACTGAAGATagttaactcacactagtgtctgtatgttgcagagtggactggttagtccaacacagagcagctccactcctctgtcccccaggtcattgtagctgaggtccagttctctcaggggggagtttggtgtctgcagagctgaagccagagtctcacaggattcatatgtgagtttacagccagacagtctggagagaggagatatgTTGATACACTTAAATATGCAAAGCTTTAAGAATAATGAGATGCATTAAGACAATAACAGAAGGACACATGATTAaccaatgttaaaaacatactaACTCACTCAAGATATTTACCTTAATTTTATATATGTTATGTATGTTTCTGGATATGTCCCAAAAATGttaaaataatgttaaaaacatacacatactaactatactgaacagaaatataaacccaacatgtaaagtgttggtcccacatttcatgagctgaaataaaagatcccagatatgttccatacgcacaaaagcttatttctctcaaatgttgtgcataaatttgtttagatccctgttagtgagcatttctcctttgttaaGATAATACATTTTgttaagataatccattcacctgacaggtgtggtatatcaagaagctgattaatctgcatgatcattacacaggtgcaccttgtgctggggacaataaaaggccactctgaaatgtacagttttgtcacacaacacaatgccacagatgtgtcaagttttgagggagcgtgcaattggcatgatgactgcaggaatgtccaccagagctgttgctagagaatttcatgttaatttctctaccataaaccgcctccaacatcattttagagaatttggcagtacatcctgccggcctcacaaccgcagaccacatgtaaccacgccagcccaggacctccacatccggcttcttcacctgcaggatggtctgagacaagccaccaggacagctgatttAACTGTGGGTTTTCACAACCGAAAAAGTTCTGCACAAACAGTCAGAAaccttctcagggaagctcatctgcgtgctcgtcatcctcaccagggtctaaaactgactgcagttcagcgtcgtaaccgccttcagtgggcaaatgctcaccttcgatggccactgacacactggagaagtgtgctcttcacggatgaatcccggtttcaactgtaccgggaagaTGGCAGAAAGCGTTTATGGCGTCgtgatggcattgtgtgggcgagcggtttgctgatgtcaacgttgtgaacagagtgccccatggtggcggtggggttatggtatgggccggcataagctacggacaatgaacaaaatcacattttatcgatggcaatttgaatgcacagagatactgtgatgagatcctgaggcccattgtcgtgccattcatctgccgccatcacctcatgtttcagcatgataatgcacggccccatgtcgcaaggatctgtatacaattcctggaagctgaaaatgtcccagttcttccatggactgcatactcaccagacatgtatgtttgggatgctctggatcgacgtgtacgacagcgtcttCCAATTCCCGGAAGTtttcagcaacttcgcacagccattgaagaggagtgggacaacattccacaggccacaatcaacagcctgatcaactctatgtgaaggagacgtgtcgcgctgcatgaggcaaatggtggtcacaccagatacggactggttttctgatacacacccatacttttttttaaggtatctgtgaccaacagatgcatatctgaattcccatttatgtaaaatccatagattagggcctaatgaatttatttcaattgactgatttcctcatatgaactgtaactaagtaaaacctttcaaattgttgcatgttgcgtttatattcttgttcagtatatAGTTTCTtgttcagctggtagagcacggcgcttgtaacgccaaggtagtgggttcgatccccgggaccacccatacacaaaaatgtatgcacgcatgactgtaagtcgctttggataaaagagtctgctaaatggcatattattattattattcttaaacactcacagtggataatgaagatatttaactcacactagtgtctgtatgttgcagagtgaactggttagtccaacacagagcagctccactcctctgtctcccaggtcattgtagctgaggtccagttctctcaggggggagtttggtgtctgcagagctgaagccagagtctcacaggattcatatgtgagtttacagccagccagtctggagagaggagatatagtGATACACTGTTAAATATGCAAAGCTTTAAGAATAATGAGATGCATTAAGACAATAACAGAAGGACACATGATTAACCAATGTCAAAAACATACTAACTCACTCAAGACATTTAACCTTAGTTTGATATATTTATCACATTTTATGTATGTTTCTGCATATTTACCAAGACGTTCaaataatgttaaaaacatacacatactaactacatacataatatataaacattcacagtggatactgaagatatttaactcacactagtgtctgtatgttgcagagtggactggttagtccaatacagagcagctccactcctctgtctcccaggtcattgtagctgaggtccagttctctcagaggggagtttggtgtctgcagagctgaagccagagtctCACAGGGTTCATATGTGAGGTCACAGTGAtccagtctggagagaggagatcatCTGTTAGATATACAAATCCTTCAGAATAATGATACTGTATACATCAACTCAATAGCAGAACTTACAGTGCTCTCCTGCAGGTATTCACTACCGGCATTAACCTCTGATAACCTTCCTCTGATGTGGTGTATGTCTTCAGGTCAaactcctccagcacctcctctgacatcagtaacaggtaggccagggctgAACATTGGTCAGGTTTTAGGTCTGTTTCTGAAAGAGTTCCTGATCGCAGGGAGGTTTGCATTTCTTCAACTAGAGAGTTGGCAccaagttcattcagacagtggaacaagtTGATGATCCTTTCTGGTGAGGATTCCCATTCGATCTTGTCTGAAAGGTACCTGACTGTTCTCTCAACTGTTTCCTcattgctctgtgttgtacttCCTGTCTGTGTCAGAAGGCCTCGTAACagattctgattggactccagtgagaggcccagaaggaagcggaggaacaggtccaggtgtccattcTCACTCTTCAAGGCCTGGTCCACTGCTCTCCTGTGTAAGTCATACAACGGGTCTGACTTCATGTCTCTGTCCTGTTGTGTGATGACATTTTGGAGTAGGGTTGGAGTGGCTGCTTCATCATAGTCATCGTCAGAGGAATCATCATCACTATCACTAGTGACTGCTTTGTGGGGGAAAACATTTTCCTTCTTGTCCAGACATGATTCTAAAGCATGCACTGCTgctagaaactcctgaatgctcagatgcacaaagCTGTAGACCTTCTCTTGGTACAGCCCAGATTCTTCTTTAAAGATCTCTGTACACAATGCTGAGTACTCTGATGCCTCTGTGACATCAAGGCCACACTCTCTCAGGTCCTCCTCATAGAAGATCAGGTTGCCCTTCTGCAGCTGTTGGAAAGCCAGCTTTGCCAGTTTCAGGATCATCTCTTTGTCTGACTGAGACAGTTCCTTTGGGTTTGTCTCTGTGGctttgttgtacttcttgttcttCACAATGATTTGGATGAGCGTGAAGTGTGTGAACATCTGGGTCAGAGTTTTGGGGACTTCATCCTTCTCTGCCTCTTTCAGCATCATCTCAAGGACAGTGGCTgatatccaacagaagactggcatgtggcacatgatgtggaggctccttgatgtcttcatgtgtttgatgatttcattggccagattctgatctgtgattttcttcctgaagtactcctccttctgtggatcattgaaccctcgtacctctgtcacctggtcaacacactcaggagggatctgattggctgctgcaggccgtgaggttatccagaggagagcagagggaagcagattccccttgatgaggtttgtcagcagcacGTCCACTGAGGTTGGCTTCGTGACATCACAGCACCTCTCATTGTTTTTGAAGTCTAGAGGAAGTcgacactcatccagaccatcaaaaatGAAAACAGTTTTGGTTTCACCATCTTCAATGCTGTCAATCTCTTTCAGCTCTGAGAAGTAGTGGGAAAGAAGTTGCATCAGACTGTATTGGTCCTTTTTCAGGTTCAGATCACGGAAAGGAAGAGGAAACATGAAATGAacgtcctgatttgcttttccctctgcccagtcaaggatgaccttctgcacagagactgtttttccaatgccagcgattccttttgtcagcacagttctgataggtttgtcttgtccagcTAAAGGCTTGAAGATGTCGTTGCATTtgattggtgtctcttgtgtggtttgtttcttggatgtcatctctatctgtctcacctcatgttcattattgacccctccacttccaccctctgtgatgtagagctctgtgtagatgtcCTTTAACAGACTTTGGTTTCCATGGTGTCCAATTCCTTCAGATATGTGTTGATACTTGTGTTTCAGTTTAGCCTTAATGTCTTGTTGGACTGTCAGAAGAGTTTGACCTGTAGGAAAACAATGAGAGTTGGGACTCataagtgcatgtgtgtgtgtgtgtgtgtgtgtgtgtgtgtgtgtgtgtgtgtgtgtgtgtgtgtgtgtgtgtgtgtgtgtgtgtgtgtgtgtgtgtgtgtgtgtgtgtgtgtgtgtgtgtgtgtgtgtgtgtgtgtgtgtgtgtgtgtgtgtgtgtgtgtgtgtgtgttttagagggGCCTTTGTCCCGTTCTTTGTAATATTGTATGAAACACAGTCTTACTTCTTCTGTCCAGAAGGTTGTGTGTGATCTTTAATGCATCCTCACTGTCCAAACTCTCCACTTCCTTATTGTCATCTGGTAATGGTTCCTGGCTGAAAGCAGGTGGCTGATCACTCTTCATTGATAGCAGGCTGGGGGCAGGTGACTCTGCTCTGGGCTTCTGGACACTGAACAAAACAGGGAGGCAGATCACCTCATCAATATCTCATCAGTACCTCATCTACATCATTTCAACAACTGTATAGCTGAACTCATAGAAGTCCTGATGTTTCTTTATAAAGCTACAGTCTGCAATTGGTAAATCGGTTTGGGGACTTTTCAATAAatgatataggcctacatttgatgTAATTTGTGAACACTTTTCTCTTCATTAGTTTGATATTTTTAAGAGAACTGTATATTTTACAATTAATCTCTTACCTCTTAGAACTGGTGTCTTGAGtctttttagaggcagtggtcccctcctctctctccccagagagactcattttagaggcagtggtcccctcctctctctccccagagagactcattttagaggcagtggtcccctcctctctctccccagagagactcattttagatgtAAGTCACAGCTCACTCagctacaataagaaataacagaACAGTCAATATTTCTGAACAATGTTGAAGAACCATTAACAATGACAACATTTTTACTGTCTGTGGTCAGAGTTCAAACAGAGATTTCATATTGCATTTAAACATGCACAGTCCAATATGttattaatttgatttgatttgacttgacttggatccccattagctgacgccataacaacagctagtctacctcgGGTAAACACAACTAAAAAGACGTTACAGCTTAGATTGACAGACATTATAAACATTTACCAAGTAGACATTACATACAGTTAAAATAGCTGACAGGTATTTATTCTATAccaaaggaagccaggctataatgtatctttcgtctctctttgCTTCATAATTGTCCtttaattcgcaagaggctgaatgtatctcacaggagaaagcatccgagcgagctaaacagcgcccctctgtctctctatgtgtaggccatctatctgatgctgtctggtccaaacaagtatgacattgttgcccgtAGCATTGAAGACAAGGGAAGCCTGCGAGCATTTGGCCTTTGATTTAAAAAACTATTAGAAAtgagccaatcagcgttgagctaaactgagcgagctcaactgtgattGGTTCTGGTGCACCAATAAAAGGTGTCAAGGTAAACCAGCTTGGattttgacagaaacaacttgaattgttgcatctcgttgtgttgttgtcctctggtgTCTAGCTAGTTAGTTAACATTGGTCCTTTCCTAAAtgagccatggatggagatagggattcggacttgtggttttacttaattctccaagcattttagccaggtaggaAAGGCGTAATTTCATAAGTTGGAATAGTGCCCTTAGTGAATACACCCATGCACTGCTTGACTTCACATGAGGTGCCAACAGTTTATCTCGTCCGTTGCACCCGGGCTTGTATTCAGGTGTGCAGACAACGATGCGGAACATTACGCAACAGTGCGCTGGCCAAGTTATATGAAGCGTACAGCACTGAGCAAAACGGACCACAGCCTTTCTGATCCGTGTCGCCAGAAAGCATTTTCAACTTGAACTTTGATTTATCCCAACATTTAAATAGTTTCTATGCTATTGTTGCGCGTCATTTTTACTTGACTGACTTGTCGAAACAGACTATTTTCTTTAGTGACAGCTTTACATAATTCCGATGCACGTCTTTCTAACGCAGTTTCGACATACGGATAATAATCACGATAATGTGATGTCAATCGCCTTTACCATTAATACCCTACCTCATAGCCCTGTAGCCTATAACATCACATCACATTGGATCATATTGATTAGGCTAAGCAATATGAATCAACACCAATGTACAGTAAAATTATCATTCTTGAAAGTTGAAATCAGTATTGTattaactttacatttctgtagaTGTCTTACCCCTAAAtcatctgtctctctatgataGCCTAACTTCTCCAGAACACTTTTCTACATTAAATtgtaaaagaaagctacaaaCCTCCGATGTTTTTGTCTTCTACCCATAACGTCCATGTATTCCTCTACTTCCTTATACATGGACTTCCTGTGTTGGGACATTTACAACGCCTCGCCTTAAGAGGTGAcgtcactacatttacaacacctcaccttaacagactgactacactacatttacaacacctcaccttaacagactgactacactacatttccaacacctcaccttaacagactgactacactacatttacaacacctcatctTAACAGatgtgactacactacatttacaaca encodes:
- the LOC121560596 gene encoding NACHT, LRR and PYD domains-containing protein 5-like, whose translation is MSLSGEREEGTTASKMSLSGEREEGTTASKMSLSGEREEGTTASKKTQDTSSKSVQKPRAESPAPSLLSMKSDQPPAFSQEPLPDDNKEVESLDSEDALKITHNLLDRRSQTLLTVQQDIKAKLKHKYQHISEGIGHHGNQSLLKDIYTELYITEGGSGGVNNEHEVRQIEMTSKKQTTQETPIKCNDIFKPLAGQDKPIRTVLTKGIAGIGKTVSVQKVILDWAEGKANQDVHFMFPLPFRDLNLKKDQYSLMQLLSHYFSELKEIDSIEDGETKTVFIFDGLDECRLPLDFKNNERCCDVTKPTSVDVLLTNLIKGNLLPSALLWITSRPAAANQIPPECVDQVTEVRGFNDPQKEEYFRKKITDQNLANEIIKHMKTSRSLHIMCHMPVFCWISATVLEMMLKEAEKDEVPKTLTQMFTHFTLIQIIVKNKKYNKATETNPKELSQSDKEMILKLAKLAFQQLQKGNLIFYEEDLRECGLDVTEASEYSALCTEIFKEESGLYQEKVYSFVHLSIQEFLAAVHALESCLDKKENVFPHKASDPLYDLHRRAVDQALKSENGHLDLFLRFLLGLSLESNQNLLRGLLTQTGSTTQSNEETVERTVRYLSDKIEWESSPERIINLFHCLNELGANSLVEEMQTSLRSGTLSETDLKPDQCSALAYLLLMSEEVLEEFDLKTYTTSEEGYQRLMPVVNTCRRALLSGCKLTYESCETLASALQTPNSPLRELDLSYNDLGDRGVELLCVGLTSPLCNIQTLVLSGCLVTEEGCAALSSALRSNPSHLKELDLSYNHPGDSAGGLLSAALVDPTDKLMKLKVDHGGEFRLKPGLRKYACHLTLDPNTANPYLILSEGNRKVTRVEEKQHYEDHPDRFDHDSQVLCREGLSGSRYYWEVERDGGISHIGVVYKGMQRKGVMDSWIGGNRKSWSLVCSDSGYDFYHAGVGRSIPGPVSNRVGVYLDWPAGTLSFYSVSSSGTLTHLYTEHTTFTEPLYPGFGFEDYSSSSVTLCQIDDQHIQSRDHGGECCIKPGPENTRDQIWIPQSCKTCDHVEDSTHWLQIEPLTSTVQGVTMFRHRTPKGRYECTVSGLRWVCDRDVILKYHFRNWEPYSHLLKDMQYGQGGPLLDITMELGELEEVHLPHFVCLGTNPSLRNEMKILHVEEHGVSVEEVHEVTRFHAKILHPKFSAIAVILSYIFFWNVDVHCDVVLYMAVKKATVISRLYMLLRNSSQKEAVRDREKNQVSQGYSEFLLSSPNGSLKLNSWFAVKNPHSSSIYPEKIQLLPADTTPSCCKMVMRNTGVDIEMELIGDDERTVWKSVVSKDEYSKDSHPIALTVPDIPAEEFLKKHWAKLIQRTKNSMPIADDLWSKNMIGEEEHSRITAETTEQDRMRKLLKAVIPKGPEVTGACLKALVEHENHLVKDLSESGT